The proteins below come from a single Corylus avellana chromosome ca3, CavTom2PMs-1.0 genomic window:
- the LOC132174170 gene encoding ankyrin repeat-containing protein BDA1-like, translated as MDESLRDAAQQGNIDALYSLIRRDAYVLDTIDRIPFVETPLHIAASAGHTQFAMEIMRLKPTFARKLNQDGFSPTHLVLQNNQTQVVLLLLDADEDLVCVQGREGVTPLHYVAEIGNVHLLAEFLKACPKSIEYVTIHRETVLHIALKYNMFDAFRLLLGWLQRAWFRNASLWEKKLLNW; from the coding sequence atggatgagaGTTTGAGGGATGCTGCTCAACAAGGAAATATTGATGCTTTGTACTCTTTGATACGGAGAGATGCATATGTTTTGGATACAATCGATAGAATTCCATTTGTTGAGACTCCTTTACACATAGCAGCATCTGCGGGACACACCCAGTTTGCCATGGAGATCATGAGATTAAAGCCGACATTTGCTAGGAAGCTCAATCAAGATGGTTTCTCCCCTACGCACCTTGTTTTGCAAAATAATCAAACCCAAGTGGTGCTCCTGCTACTTGATGCGGATGAAGACCTTGTTTGTGTCCAAGGAAGGGAGGGTGTGACTCCTTTGCATTATGTAGCTGAAATAGGAAACGTCCATCTTTTGGCTGAATTTCTAAAAGCATGCCCCAAATCTATTGAATATGTAACGATTCATAGAGAGACTGTCCTGCATATTGCCCTCAAATACAACATGTTCGATGCTTTTCGGCTCTTGCTGGGATGGCTTCAGCGGGCTTGGTTTAGAAATGCCTCGTTGTGGGAGAAGAAGTTGCTCAACTGGTAG